From the genome of Suricata suricatta isolate VVHF042 chromosome 3, meerkat_22Aug2017_6uvM2_HiC, whole genome shotgun sequence, one region includes:
- the B3GNT7 gene encoding UDP-GlcNAc:betaGal beta-1,3-N-acetylglucosaminyltransferase 7 — translation MRATPNFSKVAQVGVQAALAHLGLQLRTKLLGKVTGHRALTLSSLLCATLHPLTPRKKTVYKSVCLSLALLVAVTVFQRSLTPSQFLQAPPPPTLEPQKAQKPSGRLVNPNSFWRNPKDAVAPTPVASRGPQTWDVNATNCSANINLTHQPWFQGLEPHFRQFLSYRHCRYFPMLLNHPEKCHGDVYLLVVVKSVITQHDRREAIRQTWGREQGVAGPGRGAVRTLFLLGTASKQEERAHYQQLLTYEDRLYGDILQWDFLDSFFNLTLKEIHFLKWFDIYCPQAHFIFKGDDDVFVSPTNLLEFLADRQPQEDLLVGDVLQHARPIRKKDNKYYIPGALYGKASYPPYAGGGGFLMTGRLARRLRHACDTLELYPIDDVFLGMCLEVLGVQPTAHEGFKTFGISRNRNSRMNKEPCFFRSMLVVHKVLPAELLAMWGLVHGNLTCARRLQVL, via the exons ATGAGGGCCACCCCCAACTTCTCCAAAGT GGCCCAAGTCGGTGTCCAGGCTGCACTTGCCCATCTGGGACTGCAGCTCCGAACAAAGCTGCTGGGCAAAGTCACAGGGCACAGGGCACTCacgctctcctctctcctctgtgccaccctccatcccctcacccccaggaagAAAACTGTCTACAAGAGTGTGTGCCTGTCCCTGGCCCTGCTCGTGGCCGTAACGGTATTCCAGCGCAGCCTGACTCCCAGCCAGTTTCTGcaggcgcccccgccccccaccctagAGCCACAAAAGGCGCAGAAACCAAGCGGACGCCTGGTGAACCCCAACAGTTTCTGGAGGAACCCGAAGGATGCGGTCGCCCCCACGCCCGTGGCCTCACGAGGGCCCCAGACTTGGGACGTCAACGCCACCAACTGCTCGGCCAATATCAACTTGACCCACCAGCCCTGGTTCCAGGGCCTGGAGCCGCACTTCCGGCAGTTCCTGTCCTATCGCCACTGCCGGTACTTCCCCATGCTGCTGAACCACCCGGAGAAGTGCCACGGGGACGTCTACCTGCTGGTGGTGGTCAAGTCGGTCATCACGCAGCACGACCGCCGCGAGGCCATCCGCCAGACCTGGGGCCGGGAGCAGGGGGTGGCGGGCCCGGGCCGCGGCGCCGTGCGCACCCTCTTCCTGCTGGGCACGGCCTCCAAGCAGGAGGAGCGGGCCCACTACCAGCAGCTGCTGACCTACGAGGACCGCCTCTACGGCGACATCCTGCAGTGGGACTTCCTCGACAGCTTCTTCAACCTGACCCTCAAGGAGATCCACTTCCTCAAGTGGTTCGACATCTACTGCCCCCAGGCGCACTTCATCTTCAAGGGCGACGACGATGTCTTCGTCAGCCCCACCAACCTGCTCGAGTTCCTGGCTGACCGGCAGCCCCAGGAGGACCTGCTGGTGGGCGACGTCCTGCAGCACGCCAGGCCGATCCGCAAGAAGGACAACAAGTACTACATCCCGGGCGCCCTGTACGGCAAGGCCAGCTACCCGCCGTACGCGGGCGGCGGGGGCTTCCTCATGACGGGCCGCCTGGCCCGCCGCCTGCGCCACGCCTGCGACACCCTGGAGCTGTACCCCATTGACGACGTCTTCCTGGGCATGTGTCTGGAGGTGCTGGGCGTGCAGCCCACGGCCCACGAGGGCTTCAAGACGTTCGGCATCTCCCGGAACCGCAACAGCCGCATGAACAAGGAGCCCTGTTTTTTCCGCTCCATGCTCGTGGTGCACAAGGTGCTGCCGGCCGAGCTGCTGGCCATGTGGGGGCTGGTGCACGGCAACCTCACCTGCGCCCGCAGGCTCCAGGTGCTCTGA
- the NCL gene encoding nucleolin: protein MVKLAKAGKNQSDPKKMAPPPKEVEEDSEDEEMSEDEDDDSSGEEVIIPQKKGKKAATAPAKKVMVSPTKKVAVATPAKKAVVTPGKKAAATPAKKAVAPAKAVATPGKKGATAGKAVVATPGKKGAAAPAKGAKNGKNAKKEESDEEDEEDSEDEDEEDEDEDEDEFEPAVVKAAAAAAPASDDDDDEEEEEDEDDEEDEDDEDEDDSEEEAMETTPAKGKKAPAKAVPVKAKSTAEDEDEEEDDEDEDDEDEDEEEEEEEEEEEEEEEEEEPVKEAPGKRKKEMAKQKAAPEAKKPKVEGTEPTTSFNLFVGNLNFSKSAPELKTGISDVFAKNDLAVVDVRIGVSRKFGYVDFESAEDLEKALELTGLKVFGNEIKLEKPKGKDSKKDRDARTLLAKNLPYKVTQDELKEVFEDAVEIRLVSKDGKSKGIAYIEFKTEADAEKTLEEKQGTEIDGRSISLYYTGEKGQNQDYRGGKNSTWSGESKTLVLSNLSYNATEETLQEVFEKATFIKVPQNQNGKSKGYAFIEFASFEDAKEALNSCNKREIEGRAIRLELQGPRGSPNARSQPSKTLFVKGLSEDTTEETLKESFDGSVRARIVTDRETGSSKGFGFVDFNSEEDAKAAKEAMEDGEIDGNKVTLDWAKPKGEGGFGGRGGGRGGFGGRGGGRGGRGGFGGRGRGGFGGRGGFRGGRGGGGDHKPQGKKTKFE from the exons ATGGTGAAACTCGCAAAG GCTGGTAAAAATCAAAGTGACCCCAAGAAAATGGCTCCTCCCCCTAAGGAGGTAGAAGAAGACAGTGAAGATGAGGAAATGTcagaagatgaagatgatgatagCAGTGGAGAAGAG gTTATCATTCCTCAGAAAAAAGGCAAGAAGGCTGCCACAGCTCCAGCAAAGAAGGTGATGGTTTCCCCGACAAAAAAGGTTGCAGTTGCCACACCGGCCAAGAAAGCAGTCGTCACCCCTGGCAAGAAGGCAGCAGCCACCCCAGCCAAAAAAGCCGTTGCACCAGCCAAAGCAGTGGCGACACCTGGCAAGAAGGGAGCCACAGCAGGCAAGGCGGTGGTAGCAACTCCTGGTAAGAAAGGAGCAGCTGCCCCAGCCAAGGGAGCAAAGAATGGTAAGAACGCTAAGAAGGAAGAGAGCgatgaggaagatgaggaggacaGTGAAGACGAGGATGAGGAAGATGAGGATGAAGACGAGGATGAATTCGAGCCAGCAGTGGTGAaggccgccgccgctgccgccccTGCCTCAGATGATGATGacgacgaggaggaggaggaggatgaagacgatgaggaagatgaagatgatgagGATGAAGATG ACTCTGAAGAAGAAGCTATGGAGACTACACCagccaaaggaaagaaagccCCCGCAAAAGCCGTTCCCGTGAAGGCCAAGAGCACAGCTGAGGATGAAGACGAAGAGGAGGATGATGAGGATGAGGACGACGAagatgaagatgaggaggaggaggaggaggaggaagaggaggaagaggaggaggaggaggaag AGCCTGTCAAAGAAGCACCTGGGAAGCGAAAGAAGGAAATGGCCAAACAGAAAGCAGCTCCTGAAGCCAAGAAACCGAAAGTAGAAG GTACAGAACCAACTACATCATTCAATCTTTTTGTTGGGAACCTGAATTTCAGCAAGTCTGCTCCTGAATTAAAAACTGGCATCAGTGATGTTTTTGCTAAAAATGATCTTGCTGTTGTGGATGTCAGAATTGGTGTGTCTAG GAAGTTTGGCTATGTGGATTTTGAATCTGCCGAAGACCTGGAAAAGGCTTTGGAACTCACTGGTTTAAAAGTCTTCGGCAATGAAATTAAACTTGAAAAACCAAAGGGAAAAGACAGTAAGAAAG ATCGAGATGCAAGAACACTTTTGGCTAAAAATCTGCCTTACAAAGTTACTCAGGATGAATTAAAAGAAGTGTTTGAAGATGCTGTGGAAATCAGATTAGTCAGCAAGGATGGAAAGAGTAAAGG GATTGCTTATATTGAATTTAAGACAGAAGCTGATGCAGAGAAAACCTTGGAAGAAAAGCAGGGAACAGAGATAGATGGACGATCTATTTCCCTATACTATACTGGAGAGAAAGGTCAAAATCAAGACTATAGAGGTGGAAAGAACAGCACTTGGAGTG gtGAATCAAAAACTCTGGTTTTAAGCAATCTCTCCTACAATGCAACAGAAGAAACTCTTCAAGAAGTATTTGAGAAGGCAACTTTTATTAAAGTGCCCCAGAACCAAAATGGCAAATCTAAAGG GTATGCATTTATAGAATTTGCTTCATTTGAAGATGCTAAAGAAGCTTTAAATTCCTGTAATAAAAGGGAAATTGAGGGCAGAGCAATCAGGCTGGAGTTGCAAGGACCCAGGGGATCACCTAACGCAAGAAGTC AGCCATCCAAAACTTTGTTCGTCAAAGGTCTGTCTGAGGATACCACAGAAGAAACACTAAAGGAGTCGTTTGATGGCTCTGTTCGGGCAAGGATAGTCACTGACCGGGAAACTGGGTCCTCCAAAgg GTTTGGGTTTGTAGACTTCAACAGTGAGGAAGATGCCAAAGCTGCCAAGGAGGCCATGGAAGATGGTGAAATTGATGGAAACAAAGTTACTCTGGACTGGGCCAAGCCGAAAGGTGAAGGTGGCTTTGGAGGCCGCGGTGGAGGCCGAGGTGGCTTTGGAGGCCGTGGTGGTGGCAGAGGAGGCCGAGGTGGATTTGGTGGCAGAGGCCGGGGAGGCTTTGGAG GGCGAGGAGGCTTCCGAGGAGGccgaggaggagggggagaccaCAAGCCACAAGGAAAGAAGACGAAGTTTGAATAG